AGTAGCAGCTTTGAAAAAAGGCCCCCAAGCAGAGATCCACTCCGATACCAGATCCCCGGGCGGCTTCCACATACGACCTGATGATTTCCCGACGGGGCTGAATATCGGTCTGGTAATCCGGTTTTATGGTTTTTTCCAGGCTCTCCCAATCGTTGATTCTTCCATCGGTTATGACATGGAGGTCTCCCTTGTTGTCCCGGTATTTAAGAGGAGTCCAAAGGGCTTCCAGCGTCATGGCATCCAGGGAAACTAACCGGCAGATTTCCATGAAGTCGGCCGGGTCCATAGGCGGAGCGACACCGACATGGTCTGAGGCGCCCCGGGAAGCAGCCATGGTGCTCCCAACATCTTTGCCCAAAAGGGTCTGTACGTTTTTTGGCTCGATCAGGATTTCAAAGCACGGCACCCGATCGGGGATCCCTCCAAGCAGGGTGGTCAGGAGCCTTTCCTTGTCCGGTTTTCTCAACTTGTCATTCACGCTGCTCCTCCATTCTCAGTGCAAAATAATTAAGTCAATGTATCTGGGGAAGCGTGACCACCGTCTTCAAGATCGGTAATCCATTTCATCCCTCACTCAGTTCACACTCTCTTTGGCAGAGGGGTTTGTTGAATTATTAGAACAGTTTCGACATGTTGATGCCGGAAGTTTCCGGATCTTCGATGTCGTATACCCAGGATGGAATATCTTCCATCAGGCTTCCGGCTGTACGGTACATGGCCAGGATGTTAGGGAGGGGCGAACCCACCTGGATGGCATGGGATGGTCCAAAAAGAAGTCCTCCCTCGGGGAAGAGATCCAGCCGCTTTTGAGTCTCACTGATAACCTCGTTGACCGAACCGAACGCCAGTTCTTTTTGAACATCCATGCTCCCTTGAAAAACGAGGACATCCCCGAAGCTTTTTTTCAGGTTTTCGATGGAGTTTTCGAAGGTGGTGGGTTGGACTACGTCGTAGACATCAAGACCCAGCTCGATCAATCGGGGAAGAAACATCCACACCGTTCCACACATATGCAACATGGTACGACAACCGAACCGATGTACCATGGAAAAATACGATCCATATTTGGGAGCGAAATGTTTTTCGAAAATTTTCAGATTGATCATGGGACCGGCTTGATTGCCCAGGTCCTCCCCGGCGTGGGCAAAATCGATGAGACCCTTTCCAGCCTCGAGGATCCGCTTATGAAGCTCGAAATAGAATTGATAACGGGCCTGCATGATTTCCAGGTAAACCGGGTTATCGTCCATTAAGTCTATCAGAACGTGTTCCATTCCCCTGGCCCGGGAAATCCCATTGATGAAATCCATATCGCCGGCCGTTCCGCAACAGACGGCAAATCCTTCTTGCCGTAACTCATATGCTTGCTGATAAATCGTGGAATAATCAAACCAATCAGCGCTGGGAAAATGAGATCGATCCAGATCCCGTACGTCATTGATACCCTCGTACGGTCGATACACTGACTCCAGGTATTTTCCTCCCTCAAACTCTCGGT
This is a stretch of genomic DNA from Atribacteraceae bacterium. It encodes these proteins:
- a CDS encoding uroporphyrinogen decarboxylase family protein; the protein is MTSRERVRSACLRGGYDRIPVKHEGTPEINQLIKEHFGLINDEQLRLVLGDDFRYVEPAYIGPPLKTFPDGSMEGYFGERYQYREFEGGKYLESVYRPYEGINDVRDLDRSHFPSADWFDYSTIYQQAYELRQEGFAVCCGTAGDMDFINGISRARGMEHVLIDLMDDNPVYLEIMQARYQFYFELHKRILEAGKGLIDFAHAGEDLGNQAGPMINLKIFEKHFAPKYGSYFSMVHRFGCRTMLHMCGTVWMFLPRLIELGLDVYDVVQPTTFENSIENLKKSFGDVLVFQGSMDVQKELAFGSVNEVISETQKRLDLFPEGGLLFGPSHAIQVGSPLPNILAMYRTAGSLMEDIPSWVYDIEDPETSGINMSKLF